One segment of Streptosporangium brasiliense DNA contains the following:
- a CDS encoding endo-beta-N-acetylglucosaminidase — MRRRVLPALCGALIATALAVQPALAGPTSPPTSSPAGPSPSAAPSAPSTPAAPDRSGRAAVRAAGGQPYASYWHPNTILNWDPATDPDARFNRSRVPLRSRASDPALKANPNARAGEGKVASLVSFGPTSGNPSQGSLDPNYYAFTYWQYIDTLVFWGGSASEGLILAPNATVIDAAHRNGVKVYGTVFFPPTAYGGQIQWVRDFAQKSGSNYPVADKLVQVAQHYGFDGWFINQETAGGDAALATEIRSLMKYARAKGQTEFMWYDAMTESGSVSWQDALTTANDAFLSDPARVSDSMFLDFGWGAGDLRSSRDLARSLGRDEHELYAGIDTEANGYNTGVSWDAVFPAGQPHVTSLGIYRPEWTWKSSSGPADFRTRDSRYWVGANADPSDTATSSSWKGLAHYVAESTAVTAKPFVTGFNTGHGDFYNVGGARVRTGGWNNLSVQDVPPTYRWMVSSTGTRLTPSIDYGDAYEGGSSLRLTGNLDAANTVRLYQTKLPVTADTKLSVVVKTPAAGPTRLKAAVAFTDAPDTFTTFDLGSTGGTGWERKTLELSAHAGRTIAQLGLRAEGSAASYDIRVGQLAVYDGAVDAPAAPSGLQVLGATDVSPSRKSLRLAWTAAGSGSGQVHHYDLYRRNADSSRTYLGATPNDAYFVPQLDRAGAETSTTIEVEAVSTEYGRSAAATATVAWSGEPGEENRALGRPATASGQCNADEGPAKAVNGSVTGGNSDKWCTLTADRWLEVDLGEARSLTRFVVRHAQAGGESAAFNTRDFTVQVRSAASEEWRTAVTVTGNTAATTTHPVTLTARHVRLSITRPTQNTDPAARIYEFEAWGK, encoded by the coding sequence ATGCGACGCCGCGTGTTACCCGCCCTGTGCGGGGCCCTGATCGCCACGGCCCTCGCCGTCCAGCCCGCCCTGGCCGGCCCCACATCCCCGCCCACCTCCTCACCCGCCGGCCCGTCCCCCTCGGCCGCCCCGTCCGCTCCGTCCACCCCGGCGGCGCCGGACCGGTCGGGCCGCGCGGCGGTGCGGGCGGCGGGCGGCCAGCCCTACGCCTCCTACTGGCACCCGAACACGATCCTGAACTGGGACCCGGCGACGGATCCGGACGCGCGGTTCAACCGTTCACGGGTGCCGCTGCGGTCCCGCGCCTCCGACCCCGCGCTCAAGGCCAACCCGAACGCGCGCGCCGGCGAGGGCAAGGTCGCCTCGCTGGTGTCGTTCGGGCCCACCTCCGGCAACCCGTCGCAGGGCTCCCTCGACCCCAACTACTACGCCTTCACCTACTGGCAGTACATCGACACCCTGGTCTTCTGGGGCGGTTCGGCGAGCGAGGGCCTCATCCTCGCCCCCAACGCGACGGTGATCGACGCCGCGCACCGCAACGGGGTCAAGGTCTACGGCACGGTCTTCTTCCCGCCCACGGCGTACGGCGGGCAGATCCAGTGGGTGCGCGACTTCGCGCAGAAGTCCGGCTCGAACTACCCGGTCGCTGACAAACTGGTGCAGGTGGCCCAGCACTACGGGTTCGACGGCTGGTTCATCAACCAGGAGACCGCGGGCGGCGACGCCGCCCTGGCGACCGAGATCCGCTCGCTGATGAAGTACGCCCGGGCCAAGGGTCAGACCGAGTTCATGTGGTACGACGCGATGACCGAGAGCGGCTCGGTGAGCTGGCAGGACGCGCTCACCACGGCGAACGACGCCTTCCTGAGCGACCCCGCCCGGGTGTCCGACTCGATGTTCCTGGACTTCGGCTGGGGCGCGGGCGACCTGCGGTCGTCGCGCGACCTGGCCCGCTCCCTCGGCCGGGACGAGCACGAGCTGTACGCGGGCATCGACACCGAGGCGAACGGCTACAACACCGGGGTGAGCTGGGACGCGGTGTTCCCCGCCGGTCAGCCGCACGTCACCTCGCTGGGCATCTACCGGCCCGAGTGGACCTGGAAGTCCTCCTCGGGGCCGGCCGACTTCCGCACCCGCGACTCCCGATACTGGGTGGGCGCGAACGCCGACCCGTCCGACACCGCGACCTCCTCGTCCTGGAAGGGCCTGGCGCACTACGTCGCCGAGTCCACGGCCGTGACCGCGAAGCCGTTCGTCACCGGGTTCAACACCGGGCACGGCGACTTCTACAACGTCGGCGGGGCCCGCGTGCGCACCGGCGGCTGGAACAACCTGTCGGTGCAGGACGTACCCCCCACCTACCGGTGGATGGTGAGCTCCACCGGGACCCGGCTCACGCCGTCCATCGACTACGGCGACGCGTACGAGGGCGGCTCCTCGCTGCGGCTCACCGGGAACCTCGACGCGGCCAACACCGTGCGGCTCTACCAGACGAAGCTGCCGGTGACGGCCGACACCAAGCTGTCCGTCGTGGTCAAGACGCCCGCCGCGGGCCCGACCCGCCTGAAGGCGGCCGTCGCGTTCACCGACGCGCCGGACACCTTCACCACGTTCGACCTGGGGTCCACGGGCGGCACCGGCTGGGAGCGGAAGACGCTGGAGCTGTCGGCGCACGCCGGCAGGACCATCGCCCAGCTCGGCCTGCGCGCCGAGGGCTCCGCCGCCTCGTACGACATCCGGGTCGGGCAGCTCGCCGTGTACGACGGAGCCGTGGACGCGCCCGCCGCGCCCTCCGGCCTCCAGGTGCTCGGCGCGACCGACGTGTCCCCCTCGCGCAAGTCGCTCCGCCTGGCCTGGACCGCCGCCGGCTCCGGATCCGGCCAGGTCCACCACTACGACCTCTACCGCCGCAACGCCGACAGCTCCCGGACGTACCTGGGCGCGACCCCGAACGACGCCTACTTCGTGCCGCAGCTCGACCGGGCCGGCGCGGAGACCAGCACGACGATCGAGGTCGAGGCCGTCTCCACCGAGTACGGCCGGTCGGCCGCCGCGACCGCGACGGTCGCCTGGTCGGGTGAGCCGGGGGAGGAGAACCGCGCGCTCGGCCGTCCGGCGACCGCCTCCGGGCAGTGCAACGCGGACGAGGGCCCGGCCAAGGCCGTGAACGGCAGCGTCACCGGCGGGAACTCCGACAAGTGGTGCACGCTCACCGCGGACAGATGGCTGGAGGTGGACCTCGGCGAGGCCCGCTCCCTGACCCGGTTCGTGGTCCGGCACGCGCAGGCCGGCGGGGAGAGCGCGGCGTTCAACACCCGGGACTTCACGGTCCAGGTGCGCTCCGCCGCCTCGGAGGAGTGGAGGACCGCGGTGACCGTCACCGGCAACACCGCGGCCACCACCACCCACCCGGTCACCCTCACCGCCCGCCACGTCAGGCTGTCCATCACCAGACCGACCCAGAACACCGACCCCGCCGCCCGGATCTACGAGTTCGAGGCGTGGGGGAAGTAG
- a CDS encoding glycoside hydrolase 5 family protein, which yields MPLSDPIRYGANYVPSAGWFHSWLDLSLDEVRRDFEDLASIGLDHVRVFPIWPWIQPNRAMIRQRGVDDLLALIDVAAEFGLSVAVDLLQGHLSSFDFLPSWVLTWHRRSLFTDRDVRDGIAAYADRLARAVATRDNVFAVTLGNEVNNLYPSNPTTPEASTAWAAELVDVVRSAAPGLLALHSLYDATWYDPEHPFHPADNVDLGDLTTVHSWVFNGVSAIDGPLGPATVGHADYLVELAAATSLDPARPVWLQEIGVPLPDVPEAHAAEFVRRTLDAVTANPALWGVTWWCSHDLERSLTDFPEREYDLGLFTVDHHPKPAAKELAAIIGERRRRTEGRRPALRCEVDLRTEPGRRAEVAPGSAFHTEWVRLRQTGPVAIVAGDRAADPGHLTTRGIDTVLTHE from the coding sequence GTGCCCCTGTCCGACCCCATCCGCTACGGCGCCAACTACGTGCCCTCGGCCGGCTGGTTCCACAGTTGGCTGGACCTCTCGCTCGACGAGGTCCGCCGCGACTTCGAGGACCTGGCCTCGATCGGCCTGGACCACGTGCGCGTGTTCCCGATCTGGCCGTGGATCCAGCCCAACCGGGCGATGATCCGGCAGCGCGGCGTGGACGACCTGCTGGCGCTGATCGACGTCGCCGCCGAGTTCGGCCTGTCCGTCGCGGTGGACCTGCTCCAGGGGCACCTGTCCAGCTTCGACTTCCTGCCGTCGTGGGTGCTCACCTGGCACCGGCGGAGCCTGTTCACCGACCGCGACGTGCGCGACGGCATCGCCGCGTACGCCGACCGGCTCGCCCGCGCCGTCGCCACCCGCGACAACGTGTTCGCCGTCACGCTCGGCAACGAGGTCAACAACCTCTACCCGAGCAACCCCACCACGCCCGAGGCGTCCACGGCCTGGGCCGCCGAGCTGGTCGACGTCGTGCGCTCGGCCGCGCCCGGCCTGCTCGCCCTCCACTCGCTGTACGACGCCACGTGGTACGACCCGGAACACCCGTTCCATCCCGCCGACAACGTGGACCTCGGCGACCTGACCACGGTCCACTCCTGGGTGTTCAACGGCGTCTCCGCGATCGACGGCCCGCTCGGCCCGGCCACCGTCGGCCACGCCGACTACCTCGTCGAACTGGCCGCGGCCACCTCGCTCGACCCGGCCCGGCCCGTCTGGCTGCAGGAGATCGGCGTGCCCCTGCCCGACGTGCCCGAGGCCCACGCCGCCGAGTTCGTCCGCCGCACGCTCGACGCGGTGACCGCCAACCCCGCCCTGTGGGGCGTCACCTGGTGGTGCTCCCACGACCTGGAACGTTCCCTCACCGACTTCCCGGAGCGGGAGTACGACCTGGGCCTGTTCACCGTGGACCACCACCCCAAGCCCGCGGCCAAGGAACTGGCGGCGATCATCGGCGAGCGCCGCCGCCGTACCGAGGGGAGGCGCCCCGCCCTGCGGTGCGAGGTGGACCTGCGGACCGAGCCCGGCCGCCGGGCCGAGGTCGCGCCCGGCAGCGCCTTCCACACCGAATGGGTCCGGCTGCGCCAGACCGGACCAGTGGCCATCGTCGCCGGCGACCGCGCCGCCGACCCGGGCCACCTCACGACTCGGGGGATCGACACCGTCCTCACTCACGAATGA
- a CDS encoding LacI family DNA-binding transcriptional regulator, which yields MRRPTITDIAERVGVSKGAVSFALNGRPGVGEATRARILQVAKEMNWRPHSAARALGGARAEAVGLVIARPASTLGVEPFFAQLLSGLQAGLSAQSAALHLLIVEDVEAEMEVYRDWASAHRVDGFVMVDLKVRDPRIEVLEELGVPAVILGGPGKHGSLSSVWADDRGAMLSVVDYLAALGHGRVAHVAGLPEFRHTQRRTRALRDRAGRLGLEEAVSVHTDFSDSEGAAATRALLSRPRRPTAIVYDSDVMALAGLGVAGEMGVKVPNELSIVAFDDSVLTRIAHPAISALSRDTFAFGKQLAEVMLEVIAEPGLRRDVKTATPRLVVRESTAPPGTWQED from the coding sequence GTGCGCCGACCGACGATCACCGACATCGCGGAGCGGGTCGGGGTTTCGAAGGGCGCGGTGTCCTTCGCGCTCAACGGACGCCCGGGGGTCGGCGAGGCCACCCGCGCGCGAATCCTGCAGGTCGCGAAGGAGATGAACTGGCGTCCGCACAGCGCCGCGCGGGCCCTGGGCGGGGCCCGCGCGGAGGCCGTGGGCCTGGTCATCGCCCGGCCCGCCAGCACCCTCGGCGTGGAGCCGTTCTTCGCCCAGTTGCTGTCCGGGCTGCAGGCGGGGCTGTCGGCGCAGTCGGCGGCGCTGCACCTGCTGATCGTCGAGGACGTCGAGGCCGAGATGGAGGTCTACCGCGACTGGGCCTCCGCGCACCGGGTGGACGGGTTCGTCATGGTGGACCTCAAGGTCCGCGACCCGCGCATCGAGGTGCTGGAGGAGCTGGGGGTGCCCGCGGTGATCCTGGGCGGTCCCGGCAAGCACGGGAGCCTGTCCAGCGTGTGGGCCGACGACCGCGGGGCGATGCTGTCGGTCGTGGACTACCTGGCCGCGCTCGGCCACGGCAGGGTCGCCCACGTCGCGGGCCTGCCGGAGTTCCGGCACACCCAGCGGCGCACGCGCGCGCTGCGCGACCGCGCCGGGCGGCTCGGCCTGGAGGAGGCGGTGTCGGTGCACACCGACTTCAGCGACTCCGAGGGCGCCGCCGCGACCCGCGCGCTGCTGTCCCGCCCCCGCCGGCCGACGGCCATCGTCTACGACAGCGACGTGATGGCGCTGGCCGGGCTGGGCGTGGCGGGGGAGATGGGGGTGAAGGTGCCGAACGAGCTGTCCATCGTGGCCTTCGACGACTCGGTGCTGACCCGGATCGCGCACCCCGCGATCAGCGCGCTCTCCCGCGACACCTTCGCCTTCGGCAAGCAGCTCGCCGAGGTGATGCTGGAGGTCATCGCCGAACCGGGGCTGCGCCGGGACGTCAAGACGGCGACTCCCCGGCTGGTGGTCCGGGAGAGCACCGCGCCGCCCGGGACTTGGCAGGAGGACTAA
- a CDS encoding ABC transporter substrate-binding protein, whose protein sequence is MRRYWTGLAAATVMVVSGCGLGGADPQQAPAPTAAATGEVKGTVTLQTWALKPKFTTYMEGVIGAFEKKYPGTKVQWLDQPADAYSDKVLSQAAGGTLPDVVNLPPDFARPLVKQDMLLDVAQVDSKLADEYVAGGLDAYRFRGHQGTYGYPWYLNTDVNYWNSELMTEYGLDPKKPPTSFDELVEQARIMKEKSGGKVLLMSRRPEVGDLKEAGVKLLSDDGTKFVFNTPEAAAVIDKYRAAFKEGLMPRDVLTDTYAGNAKLFNEGAVAWTTGGGNHITSVANENPSLAPKIVASSDFGIPPLYVQGLSISKKTKNPPAAIALARWVTSPENQAAFAHLVSIFPSTKASADDPFFSKSDGTNAGDAKVIAFNSLAKAEVLQPFEVTDAMSKFIRQQVAAALNGEISSKEALDAAVAKCNELLNQ, encoded by the coding sequence ATGCGTAGGTACTGGACGGGACTGGCGGCGGCCACCGTCATGGTCGTCTCGGGCTGCGGGCTCGGCGGGGCCGACCCGCAGCAGGCCCCCGCCCCGACCGCGGCGGCCACGGGTGAGGTGAAGGGCACGGTCACGCTGCAGACCTGGGCCCTGAAGCCCAAGTTCACGACGTACATGGAGGGCGTCATCGGCGCCTTCGAGAAGAAGTACCCGGGCACGAAGGTCCAGTGGCTCGACCAGCCCGCCGACGCCTACTCCGACAAGGTCCTCAGCCAGGCCGCGGGCGGCACCCTGCCCGACGTCGTCAACCTGCCCCCCGACTTCGCCCGCCCGCTGGTCAAGCAGGACATGCTGCTCGACGTCGCCCAGGTGGACTCCAAGCTGGCCGACGAGTACGTCGCGGGCGGCCTCGACGCGTACCGGTTCCGCGGCCACCAGGGCACCTACGGCTACCCGTGGTACCTCAACACCGACGTCAACTACTGGAACTCCGAGTTGATGACGGAGTACGGACTGGACCCGAAGAAGCCGCCGACGTCCTTCGACGAGCTGGTCGAGCAGGCCCGGATCATGAAGGAGAAGTCGGGCGGCAAGGTCCTGCTGATGAGCCGCCGCCCCGAGGTCGGGGACCTGAAGGAAGCGGGGGTCAAGCTCCTGTCCGACGACGGCACGAAATTCGTGTTCAACACTCCCGAGGCCGCCGCGGTGATCGACAAATACCGCGCCGCCTTCAAGGAGGGGCTGATGCCGCGTGACGTGCTGACCGACACGTACGCCGGCAACGCCAAGCTGTTCAACGAGGGCGCGGTGGCCTGGACCACCGGCGGCGGCAACCACATCACGAGCGTGGCCAACGAGAACCCCTCGCTCGCCCCCAAGATCGTGGCCTCCTCCGACTTCGGCATCCCGCCGCTGTACGTCCAGGGCCTGTCGATCTCGAAGAAGACCAAGAACCCGCCGGCCGCGATCGCGCTGGCCCGCTGGGTGACCAGCCCGGAGAACCAGGCGGCGTTCGCCCACCTGGTGAGCATCTTCCCGAGCACGAAGGCCTCGGCGGACGACCCGTTCTTCAGCAAGAGCGACGGCACCAACGCCGGGGACGCCAAGGTCATCGCCTTCAACTCCCTGGCCAAGGCGGAGGTCCTCCAGCCCTTCGAGGTCACCGACGCGATGAGCAAGTTCATCCGGCAGCAGGTCGCGGCGGCCCTCAACGGTGAGATCTCCTCCAAGGAGGCCCTCGACGCCGCGGTCGCCAAGTGCAACGAGCTGCTCAACCAGTGA
- a CDS encoding carbohydrate ABC transporter permease: MTSPALTRPGRLRHLFTPWALVAPAALWLLVFNAWPSINTIVLAFTNAKPLGGGHFTGLDNFARVLSDAQLADALLNSIVFMLVCLPLLTVLPLLLAILVEKKIPGIAFFRTAFYTPVVASAVVVALIWSWVLNDRGLVNGFAQWLGVIAEPIPFLTERWLLVFSAISLTVWKGLGYYMIIYLSALGNVRRELHEAAAVDGAGPIRRFWSVTVPGVRNTMLLVSVMVAVSALRVFSELFVLSNGTGGPGGRAQSVVMLIQMYSRGFYGHFGYASALSIVLLVITIGPMLLLLRLNRKAG, translated from the coding sequence GTGACGTCTCCCGCACTGACCCGCCCGGGGCGGCTGCGCCATCTGTTCACACCTTGGGCGCTGGTGGCGCCCGCCGCGCTGTGGCTGCTCGTGTTCAACGCCTGGCCGTCGATCAACACGATCGTCCTGGCGTTCACGAACGCGAAGCCGCTGGGCGGCGGGCACTTCACCGGCCTGGACAACTTCGCCCGGGTGCTGAGCGACGCCCAGCTCGCCGACGCGCTGCTCAACAGCATCGTGTTCATGCTGGTCTGCCTGCCGCTGCTCACGGTCCTGCCGCTGCTGCTGGCGATCCTGGTCGAGAAGAAGATCCCGGGCATCGCGTTCTTCCGCACGGCCTTCTACACGCCGGTCGTCGCCTCCGCCGTGGTGGTCGCGCTGATCTGGAGCTGGGTGCTGAACGACCGGGGCCTGGTCAACGGGTTCGCGCAGTGGCTCGGCGTCATCGCCGAACCGATCCCGTTCCTCACCGAGCGCTGGCTGCTGGTGTTCAGCGCCATCTCCCTGACCGTGTGGAAGGGACTCGGCTACTACATGATCATCTATCTGTCGGCGCTCGGGAACGTGCGGCGGGAGCTGCACGAGGCCGCGGCCGTGGACGGGGCCGGGCCGATCCGCCGGTTCTGGAGCGTGACGGTCCCCGGCGTGCGGAACACGATGCTGCTGGTCTCGGTGATGGTGGCGGTCTCGGCGCTGCGCGTGTTCTCGGAGCTGTTCGTCCTCTCGAACGGCACCGGTGGCCCCGGCGGACGCGCCCAGTCCGTCGTGATGCTCATCCAGATGTACAGCCGCGGCTTCTACGGCCACTTCGGCTACGCGTCGGCGCTCAGCATCGTGCTGCTCGTCATCACGATCGGCCCGATGCTCCTGCTGCTCCGGCTCAACAGGAAGGCTGGCTGA
- a CDS encoding carbohydrate ABC transporter permease, whose amino-acid sequence MPDVTARAEPGHHAVPEERPRPEPGPGRSRHAGRTRRRGRGGFGAAGPGELVLRYTLLVLVLLLLISPFLWQLSTSLKSLHEDIYTETPSFLPQQPTLDNYTQVTETIPVWSYALNSLIVAVIVVLGNAVGATLAGYALARLRFRGAKLLLVGFLSTLVLPGEVTIISQYITVRGLGLADTLLGVALPGAIGMLNVLLMRTAFMAIPQEMDEAAVIDGATPWQRLIRIGLPNVRGMLSVITIFAFIGAWDDFLWPLIVLNDPENFTLTVGLQYLNGTFTNNPRLPAAGTMISFIPIVILFASLQRFFFRGVEEGAIKG is encoded by the coding sequence ATGCCCGACGTCACAGCACGCGCCGAACCCGGGCACCACGCCGTACCGGAGGAGAGGCCGCGGCCGGAGCCGGGCCCGGGGCGGAGCAGGCACGCGGGCCGTACGCGGCGGCGAGGGCGGGGCGGCTTCGGCGCGGCGGGACCGGGCGAGCTGGTCCTGCGCTACACGCTGCTGGTGCTGGTGCTCCTGCTGCTGATCTCGCCGTTCCTGTGGCAGCTGTCCACCTCGCTGAAGAGCCTGCACGAGGACATCTACACCGAAACCCCGAGCTTCCTGCCGCAGCAGCCCACGCTGGACAACTACACCCAGGTCACCGAGACCATCCCCGTATGGTCGTACGCGCTCAACTCGCTGATCGTGGCCGTCATCGTGGTCCTGGGCAACGCCGTGGGCGCGACCCTCGCGGGCTACGCGCTGGCCCGGCTGAGGTTCCGGGGCGCGAAGCTGCTGCTGGTGGGGTTCCTGTCCACCCTGGTGCTACCCGGCGAGGTGACGATCATCTCGCAGTACATCACCGTGCGCGGGCTCGGCCTGGCGGACACACTGCTGGGCGTCGCGCTGCCCGGCGCGATCGGCATGCTCAACGTGCTGCTGATGCGCACCGCGTTCATGGCCATTCCGCAGGAGATGGACGAGGCCGCGGTCATCGACGGCGCGACCCCTTGGCAGCGGCTGATCCGCATCGGCCTGCCGAACGTACGGGGCATGCTGAGCGTGATCACGATCTTCGCGTTCATCGGCGCCTGGGACGACTTCCTGTGGCCGCTCATCGTCCTCAACGACCCGGAGAACTTCACGCTCACCGTGGGCCTGCAGTACCTCAACGGGACGTTCACCAACAACCCCCGGCTGCCGGCGGCCGGGACCATGATCTCCTTTATCCCCATCGTGATCCTTTTCGCGTCGCTGCAGCGGTTCTTCTTCCGCGGCGTCGAAGAGGGCGCTATCAAGGGCTGA
- a CDS encoding alpha-mannosidase: MHDDRELVEARLKRVLDERIRPAVYPASVPLDVAVWHAPGEPVPVAEGLAASPSPIAVGDVWGAPWGTSWFTVTGTVPADWAGRTVEAILDLGFDENMPGFQCEGLVYRPDGSPVKGLNPRNQWVRVGAPVQGGEEVRLHVEAASNPVILDYHPFLPTKLGDKETAGSEPQYRLARMDLAIFDEAVWQLVIDLEVLGELMAELPVDGARRWELLRAVERALDTIDLQDVNGTAAAARAELAGVLTTPAAPSAHRISAVGHAHIDSAWLWPLRETVRKVARTTSNMTALLEDEPEFVFAMSQAQQWAWIKEHRPEVWARVVKAVAEGRFVPTGGMWVESDTNMPGSEAMARQFVHGKRFFLDEFGVENEEAWLPDTFGFAAGLPQIIKAAGAKRLLTQKISWSQINKFPHHTFLWEGIDGTRIFTHFPPVDTYNCSMKGSEIAHAARNFKDKGVARHSLAPTGWGDGGGGTTREMVAKAARLRDLEGSAAVVWETPAEFFAKAEAEYPAPPVWVGELYLELHRATLTSQAKTKQGNRRSESLLREAELWAATAAVRTGSEYPHERLDRIWKTVLLHQFHDILPGSSIAWVHREAEKTYAAVAAELNEIIDGAQRTLAGKPGSGELVFNAAPHTRNGVPAGGAAAAPAPAAAELRTRGEGGYVLNDGLLRVEIDGRGLVVSAYDLRAGRETVAPGQVANLLQIHPDFPNMWDAWDVDQFYRNTVTDLVDADEVAPGEEPGSVRVVRSFGTSRVTQALTVEAGRLDIRTEVDWHETEKFLKLAFPLDVHADRYASESQYGHAFRATHTNTSWEAAKFEACNHKFVHVEEPGWGVALVTDSTYGHDLTRTVRASDSGTTTTLRVSLLRAPRFPDPETDQGLHRFRHALVPGAAIGDAVREGWSLNLPERRVPGDVEVAPLVTVDDDAVVVTAVKLADDGSGDVVVRFHESRGGRARACVSTGFTATGVAVTDLLERPLADAAAPELTDGSVAVSLRPFELVTLRFSR; this comes from the coding sequence ATGCATGACGACCGCGAGCTGGTCGAAGCCCGACTCAAGCGAGTGCTCGACGAGCGGATCCGCCCCGCGGTGTACCCCGCGTCCGTACCGCTGGACGTGGCCGTGTGGCACGCGCCCGGCGAGCCCGTGCCGGTGGCCGAGGGTCTGGCGGCCTCCCCCTCACCGATCGCGGTCGGTGACGTGTGGGGCGCGCCGTGGGGCACGAGCTGGTTCACGGTCACCGGCACGGTGCCCGCCGACTGGGCGGGCCGGACCGTGGAGGCCATCCTCGACCTGGGCTTCGACGAGAACATGCCGGGCTTCCAGTGCGAGGGCCTGGTCTACCGGCCCGACGGCAGCCCGGTGAAGGGCCTCAACCCGCGCAACCAGTGGGTGCGCGTCGGCGCGCCGGTCCAGGGTGGCGAGGAGGTGCGGCTGCACGTCGAGGCGGCCTCCAACCCGGTCATCCTCGACTACCACCCCTTCCTGCCCACGAAGCTCGGGGACAAGGAGACGGCCGGGAGCGAGCCGCAGTACCGGCTGGCCCGCATGGACCTGGCGATCTTCGACGAGGCCGTCTGGCAGCTCGTGATCGACCTGGAGGTGCTCGGCGAGCTGATGGCGGAGCTGCCCGTGGACGGCGCCCGCCGCTGGGAGCTGCTGCGCGCCGTCGAGCGGGCCCTCGACACGATCGACCTGCAGGACGTCAACGGCACGGCCGCCGCCGCCCGCGCCGAGCTGGCCGGGGTGCTGACCACGCCGGCCGCGCCCTCGGCCCACCGGATCAGCGCGGTCGGGCACGCCCACATCGACTCGGCCTGGCTGTGGCCGCTGCGCGAGACCGTGCGCAAGGTCGCCCGCACCACCTCCAACATGACCGCGCTGCTGGAGGACGAGCCGGAGTTCGTCTTCGCCATGTCCCAGGCGCAGCAGTGGGCGTGGATCAAGGAGCACCGGCCGGAGGTCTGGGCCCGGGTCGTCAAGGCCGTGGCCGAGGGACGGTTCGTCCCCACCGGTGGCATGTGGGTGGAGTCGGACACGAACATGCCCGGCTCGGAGGCCATGGCCCGGCAGTTCGTGCACGGCAAGCGCTTCTTCCTCGACGAGTTCGGCGTCGAGAACGAGGAGGCGTGGCTGCCCGACACGTTCGGCTTCGCCGCCGGGCTCCCGCAGATCATCAAGGCGGCCGGAGCCAAGCGGCTGCTCACTCAGAAGATCTCCTGGAGCCAGATCAACAAGTTCCCCCACCACACGTTCCTGTGGGAGGGCATCGACGGCACCCGGATCTTCACCCACTTCCCGCCGGTGGACACCTACAACTGCTCGATGAAGGGCAGCGAGATCGCCCACGCGGCGCGCAACTTCAAGGACAAGGGCGTGGCCCGGCACTCGCTGGCCCCCACCGGCTGGGGCGACGGGGGCGGCGGCACCACCCGCGAGATGGTCGCCAAGGCGGCCCGCCTGCGGGACCTGGAGGGGTCGGCCGCCGTCGTCTGGGAGACACCCGCCGAGTTCTTCGCCAAGGCCGAGGCGGAGTACCCCGCCCCACCGGTCTGGGTCGGCGAGCTGTACCTGGAGCTGCACCGCGCCACGCTCACCAGCCAGGCCAAGACCAAGCAGGGCAACCGCCGCAGCGAGTCGCTGCTGCGCGAGGCCGAGCTGTGGGCGGCCACCGCCGCCGTGCGCACCGGGTCCGAGTATCCCCACGAGCGGCTCGACCGGATCTGGAAGACCGTGCTGCTCCACCAGTTCCACGACATCCTGCCCGGCTCGTCCATCGCCTGGGTGCACCGCGAGGCCGAGAAGACGTACGCCGCCGTGGCCGCGGAGCTGAACGAGATCATCGACGGCGCGCAGCGGACCCTGGCGGGGAAGCCCGGCTCCGGCGAGCTGGTCTTCAACGCGGCGCCGCACACCCGCAACGGCGTCCCGGCCGGCGGCGCGGCCGCGGCCCCCGCCCCCGCCGCCGCCGAACTCCGCACGCGCGGCGAGGGCGGGTACGTCCTGAACGACGGCCTGCTCCGGGTGGAGATCGACGGCCGCGGCCTGGTCGTCTCGGCCTACGACCTGCGGGCGGGGCGGGAGACGGTCGCGCCGGGGCAGGTCGCCAACCTGCTGCAGATCCACCCCGACTTCCCCAACATGTGGGACGCCTGGGACGTGGACCAGTTCTACCGGAACACGGTGACCGACCTGGTGGACGCCGACGAGGTCGCGCCGGGCGAGGAGCCGGGCTCGGTCCGCGTGGTGCGCTCGTTCGGCACGTCACGGGTCACGCAGGCCCTCACCGTGGAGGCCGGGCGGCTCGACATCCGCACCGAGGTGGACTGGCACGAGACCGAGAAGTTCCTCAAGCTGGCCTTCCCGCTGGACGTGCACGCCGACCGGTACGCCTCCGAGAGCCAGTACGGCCACGCCTTCCGCGCCACCCACACCAACACAAGCTGGGAGGCCGCCAAGTTCGAGGCGTGCAACCACAAGTTCGTGCACGTGGAGGAGCCGGGCTGGGGCGTGGCGCTGGTCACCGACTCCACCTACGGCCACGACCTGACCCGCACCGTGCGGGCGTCCGACTCGGGCACGACCACCACGCTGCGGGTGTCGCTGCTGCGGGCGCCGCGGTTCCCCGACCCCGAGACCGACCAGGGCCTGCACCGGTTCCGGCACGCGCTGGTGCCGGGCGCGGCGATCGGCGACGCGGTGCGCGAGGGCTGGTCCCTCAACCTGCCCGAGCGGCGGGTCCCGGGTGACGTCGAGGTCGCGCCGCTGGTCACCGTGGACGACGACGCGGTCGTGGTGACCGCGGTGAAGCTGGCCGACGACGGGAGCGGGGACGTCGTCGTCCGCTTCCACGAGTCCCGGGGAGGCCGGGCCCGCGCCTGCGTCTCCACCGGCTTCACCGCCACCGGTGTCGCCGTGACCGACCTGCTGGAGCGCCCGCTCGCCGACGCGGCCGCGCCGGAGCTGACCGACGGGTCGGTGGCGGTGTCGCTGCGCCCGTTCGAGCTGGTCACGCTGCGGTTCAGCCGCTGA